The stretch of DNA GTCGGAAACGAGGGGTGCGTCCAAACTATCGTGAAGTCAACGTACGTCAGAAACGACGGAAATGCGGGGTGGGGCGTGCGGAAACGACGGAAACGAGGGGGGTCAAAACGTCGACGGGAACACGGGGGTCACAGCTGGTGGACTATAGCTATCGCTCGACTCTTTTCAAAAAAATGTTGTGCTCGAGATTCGTGCCATCTCCGTCGACGATGGCGTTGTCTATTCCTGACTACCGTTGTGTTAGTCGAGATCGACGTACTGACTCTCCCAATCTCGGCGGGCTTCGAGCTCTCGCGTTCCGCGACGGGTAACCGAGTAGACGTTGGTCCGTCGGTCCTTGGTGCCCTTCTCGACGAGACCCTTGTCGACGAGCGTATCTAGATTCGGGTAGAGACGGCCGTGATGGATCTCTTTCTCGTAGTAATCCTCGAGTTCTTCTTTGATCGCCAGTCCGTGTGGATCATCCTGTCCGGCAATGACGTACAACAGGTCTCGCTGAAACCCTGTAAGATCGTACATATGGTATCATGCTCGCTCCTATTATATAAAATACCAGTTACGTTCACGTCGCGGAAAACCGACAAGAATATTTCACATCGGCTTTCAGGCACGCTCGGACAGATTCGAACGGGTCGGAATCAGCCACGACAGTGGTGTGCAGTCCGATCTCGTTACAACGTTTCGCCTACGGCATCGGTTCACGCATCGATCCGATGTCCGCAGATCTCGTCCGCAGAACCGCTGACAGGAAACGAGTTCTTCGCCTGTCGAAGACGTTACAAACCTCACGCCACCCGCTCACGTAGTTCCGCCTTCGAGAGCGGATCGATCGCTACGCGCTCGTCATCCGCAGTGTAGAAGATCGAGATCGTTACCTCTCGATTGCTGAACCACTCCTCGAGAACGTGGTAGTAGACGCTGAGCTGGACGCGATACTCCGATTCGGCGCGACGGCTACGATCCGTTTTGAAGTCGATGATCTCGGCCGTCTCGTCGGTCAGATGCACCAGATCGACGATCCCCGACAGCGTGACTCGTTCGCCGCCGACCTCGAGCGGCAGATACGCTCGTTCTTCGACCGTAAGCTCTCCCGACAGCCCATCGAGAAACGATGCGACGTGTCTCTCGTCGTCACTGTCGGGTGTCACGTTCCTCCCGAGGACGTAGTCCTCGGCAAACTCGTGAACTCGGGAACCGAAGTCCATCCCTCTCCCCCCTCCACCGCCACCCGATTCGTAGACGCTGTCGTCCATGAGCGAGTGCGGCGAATACCCCGTTGGTCCGTCGGGCTGTGGGATATCGACGCTGAGTCGCGTTTGGCTCGTCTCGACTCCGTCCACCGTCGAGACGGCCGGTTCGAGCGATTCGATCTCGACCGGTAACGCCTCGAGGAACGAGTTCGGTTCTGTTCCCGCGCCGAACAGGAGGTGATCCTTCGCTCGAGTCATCGCGACGTAGAGAAGTCGGCGCTCCTCGTCGTACTCCGTCGGCTGGCAGTTCCGCAGAACGTCGGTGCGCCAGTTGTCGTAGACGTGTGGCTTACCGTGCGCGTCGGCATAGCATTTCTTCTGACGAATTCCGGTGATCTCCGAGTAGGTGATCGACCCGCCACGGCCGCCGGAGGGCGGGAACGCACCGCTGTTCATGTTTCCGAGAATCACGATGGGATGCTCGAGGCCCTTGACGGAGTGAATCGTCTGGACGGTGACCGCGTCGATACCAGCCGGGGCCTGTACCTCTTGGGTGTAGCCGTTCTCGATTCCGCGTTCGACGATCCGGATCAGATCTCCCCGCGTCATCGTGGTCGTGCTGTGGATCGACTGGATCGTCGTGAGGACCACGTCGGCCGTCGCTCCATCGTAGCCGTAGCGGTCAAACACGCGCCGACCGACTGCGGTGTGGGTCTCGAGTGCCGATAGTTCGGATCGGAACGACTCCATCTCCTCGGGATACGCCTCGTGCTCGAGGATGTGATCGATCTCGTCGAGCGTGTAGCCAGCACGCTCCAGCACGACCGCCCACCCCCGCTCGGCCGTCGAGCCGTCCTCGAGAATTCGCAACCAGGCCAGCAGTAGTTTCGCCTGGTCGGTTCGGAAGAGTTCGATCCCCCCTTCGTAGGCTATCGGGAACTCGTACGCCTCCGCAGTGGCCAACAGTTCGCGACCGAAATCACGGGTTCGCGTGAGCACGGCGATGTCGTCGTACGTGGGAGTTCGAAGTTCGCCCTCGTCCTCGACGGCGTACTCGTCGTTGCCGACGACGTCCTGTATCTTCGTGAGGATCGCCTCGTGTTCCTCGGCATGGTGAAACGCCTCGATTCGCGAGTGATCGCGGTCGGTGTTCGAGAACAGTGAGACGACTCGCTCCAGAATCGCCTCTCGGTCGATCGACTCGCGACTGGTTCCGGGTGCCACGAGCGCGTGCTCGGAGAAGTCGAGAATCGACTGCGTCGACCGATAGTTCCGCTCGAGTTCGATCGTCGTGACGGGTTCGAGTGGGAACGACACCCGCTCGGCGTCGTCGTTCAGTTCCGCGGCGAAACGTTCGAGCCGCGACTCGAACTCGGTGATGTTCTCGATCTCGGCGTCCTGGAACGAGTAGATGCTCTGTTTCCAGTCGCCGACGACGCAGAGATTGCCCGTCCCCGAGAGGAGCAGGGCGAGCTTGAACTGGATCTCGCTCGAGTCCTGGAACTCGTCGATCATCACGTACTCGGACGCCAGCGACTCCCGGAGCGCGCCGTCCTCACAGCACAGCACGAACGCAAACAGCTGCAGGAACGAGAAGTTTAGATAGTTTCGCGAGAGTGCGAACTCGAGGTAGCCGAAGTAGACATCGTGGACGAACTCGATGAGGTGGTCGCGGTCCTCGACGAAGGCCCGTTCGGCGACGTCCTCGGGGACGGTCTTCGAGCCGTACTCGCCTCGCAGTTCGTTCCGGTCGGGTGCCTCCGGAAGATAGCACTTGTTCGATCCGTATCGGCCGAGACTCGAACGGAGTTTCGACTGCTTCGACCCGTCGTTTCGCGGCTGATTCAGTTCGTCGAACGCCGCCTCGAACGCGTCGAAGTCCCCCTCGAGGTCATCTTTGGAGTCGCGATACCACCCGTCGGCCGTCGGAAAGATCCCCTTCGACGCGAGGGTGTTGACGAGATCGAGTAGCTCCGTCGGCTCGGAAAGACAGCGAAGCAGGTTGGCGTACTCGTCGTGGTCGTCGCTGAACCGATCGACGAACTCGCGGAAGTGCTCTCGTTCGATGGTCTCGTTCTCGAGGACCCGCGTTGAGCCGGTGATCGAATCGTCGATACCGAGATAGGTGGGTGCGTGGAAGCCGTGCTGATCCAGAATGTCGTTACACAGGCTGTGAAACGTTTGAATCGGAGCGTCGTGTAGCGCCCGCATGTCGTAGTCGCAGTTGGCGACGATGCGATCTTTCATCTCCGTCGCCGCATTGCGCGTGAACGTGATCAGCAACACGTCGTCGGGTTCGACGTCGTCCTGGGCGACGATGTTCGCGTACCGTCGGGTCACCGTGAACGTCTTCCCGGTCCCGGCGCCGGCGTCGACGAGGCAGAGGCCGTCCGTCCGATCGATGAGTTCTTGTTGGCTCTCGTTCGGCGATGTCATCGACTCACCTCCGCACCCTCGTTTCCTTCAGACGGTTCGGTTCGTTCGGGATCTTCGGTTTCAAGAGCCTCTTCGGTGACTACCGGCGGCGAATCCTCTCTCGAGCGGTCTCGAGCCGACCGCGGCTCGGTCAACAGCAGATCGCGGTTGTCCACGTAGCGGTAGTTCGGCTCGCCCGCACGGCCGTCGATCGGGAATCGGCTCTCGCCGCGTCGATAGCGGTTCAACGCCGCGAGTTGGTCGTCGACGAAGCGTTCGAACTCGTCGAGGTCTGCCACGAAGTAGCCCTCCGTTCGGTAGCCACACAGGTGTCTGAATGCCTGCAGACACCCGTTTTTGACGTATTTGTAGTCGCCGACGTCGTCGACCATCCGTTCAACGAGCGCCTCGCCGAACGGTGAATCTGCCATCTCGTCTGCATCCCGTGTTCGGGGAACGTCGTGGGCGTCGAACGCCGTCAGATACGCTTCGTAGCTGCTCTTCGAGAACGTCTTGTTGCAGTCGTTTGCGGCGTCTTCTCGGAGTTCGTCGAAGACGGCGCGGGATTGCACGAACTCGTCGAACGCGACGGGGTTGTACGTCACCGTCGTCAGGCAGTCCTCGAGGGAGGCGTCTCCGGCGACGACGTCGTCGATCGTCTCGAGGAAGTGAAAGAACGTGAACTCGAGGCGCTCGTCGGGCCGCTGGCGTCGCCAGTAGGCGAGATAACACAGCGCCTGAAAATTCGGCTTGTCGCTCGGCTCGTCGATCGAGGCGTGTTTCGTCACCCGCGAGGCGGAGTTCTTGTTCCCGCTCTTGAAATCGACCAGTGTCGTCGGCGACTGGATCATGTCGATCTTCCCCTTGAGTCGGATCTCCTCGTCCTCGAACCAGCGTTCGGTCACCGGCGAGTCAACCGCTCGATCGAAGTACTCGGCGAAGAAGTTCGTTCCCCGGCCGCTCGAGGGAGTCAGGAACGTCGGCTCCGACGGGGGGTTTTCCTCGAGATACTCGCGAATCGTCTCGAGACCGATTCGGTATCGCGTTCGCCGCGTTGGGAGGTCGACGCGCCGGTGGAACGCGCGGGTTTCCTCGATCATGACGTCGACGACCTCCGAAATGCGCTCGTCGTCGACGAATTCCGGATGGTTGACGACGAACTCGGCGAAGTCGTGGAAGAGATTCCCTTCGGCGAAGTAGTCCCTGTCCGCAGTCTCGACGAGTCGCCCGAAGAAGTAGTCTCGCGGGGAGTTTGCGTACGCGTTAAGACTGGACTGGCTGATCGTCCCGACATGTTCGGGTTCGACCGCATCGCTCAGCGGCTCCGTCCCGAACCCGTCACCGGTCGTCCGCCTCGCCCGCGTATGGCGGATCGACTCGAGATCGCTGAATCGCTCGAACTCGTCCTCGAGCAGCGCTTCGAAGTACAGACACGGCGTGACAGGCGAGCCACCGGCGGTATCCTGCACGAGATAATACTGCTCGACGCCGCTCTGCAGGAGCGACTGAAAACCGTCGATGTTTCGGTCGTACTCCTCGTCGCGGTCGACCCACGGCCGCTTCGGCGAGTCGTGCGTCCAGCTTTCGTCGAGCCCCAGATAGAAGACGACCGGTCGGTCGACGAACGAGGCCGATTTCGCGTCGGCCAGCAGGACGCCCTCGTTCTCCCGGTCGATCGGCACCTCGTAGGTCTCGAGATAGAAGGCGAGCCGATCGGTCGCCGCTGCAGTGATCGGCTCCTCGAGGAGACCCAACGCCTGGAGTTCATCGCGGAACGCCTCGAGCGTCCGTCCCGTCCGGTCTTCGTACGCGCACAGCGCGTCCGCGAACGTGAGCGAGTCCGCTCGAGCGATAAACTCGCGGAGCCAGTCGGTTTCGGGATCGTCGATCTCGGCGAGACGCTTCTCGTCGTGTTCGACGGGTACCGTCGCCCCGAGACACGACAGTAACGGTTTCACGGACCGAACACGAGTGTCGGAGCCGGCGGTCGTACAGCGAAGCAGTTGCACGAACGCCCGATGATCCCGGTCGTCCGTGAAGCCCGGACCGCCGTAGTACGGAATATCGGCAGCTTCGAGGGCTGATTCGACGAGCGGCGAGTACTCGCTGCTCCCGTCGAGAACGATCCCGATCTCCTCGGCGTTGTCGTGCGTAACGGTGTCGAGAACGGCGTCGACGATCGCCGCGGACGACTCGAAGATTCGAAACGGCGATATCTCGAAGGCGTCCCCGGTGAACCGGTCGATCGAGTCGTACTCGTCGGGGAGAATCGATCGCTCGAGGTTCGTCAGTTGGCGTTCGCCGACGACCGCGACCGACTCGGCTGTCCGGTCGTCGATCCGGTACTCCGTCAGGAGACGCGAGGACGTTTGCAGCGAGTCGACGATTTCGACGACGGCTCTGGTCGCCGGCGTCTCGAACGTCTCGTACTCGAGGATCGCGTCGGCGCTTCCCCGATACTCCCAGCACTGAAGCACGTTCCCGACCGTATAGGAGGTTTCCTTCCAGCGCAGATCTGTTTCGTCGATCACCTCGAGAAATGCGGTCCGGTCCTCTGCGGTCTCCCGCCGTCGTGTCGCGAGTCGTCGCGGCGTGATCGCAAACGGGCCGAAGTGTGGTCGCTCGAGACGACGATTGAGCGCGTCCGCGAGCGGCGAATCGGGGACGACCACGAGGTCGTATGCGGCGACCTCGCGATACAGTCGATCGATAGATTTCGACTGTGTGACTGTCATACGAACTTGCTCGGATCCAATGACAAGAAGATTGTGTATCAACCCGTCTGGTAGATTCGCAGTCCGCTCGGCGAACAGGTCGTTACTCGCCTCCGGTGGTTTCGTCGTCCTCGAGCGGTCGCAGCGCCTGGCGGATCGCAGCAACCCGCTCGTCTCGCCGTCCCGTGATCTCGTCTGGATCGTGATCGTACTCGAAGAACCCGGCACCGGCTTCGATCCCCGTCCGCCCCTCGTCGATCCGCCGATCGTACAGCGGATTCGCCTCGTCCCGATCCGTGAGGTCCGGATAGATGTCGTTCGCACTCGTCTGAAACAGCTCTAATCCGGCAATGTCGACGGTCTCGAGCGGTCCGATTGCGGCGGTCCGGGTCGCGTATCCATCACGAATCGCGCGGTTGACGTCCTCGGCGGACGCGATGCCCTCTTCGACGATGTGGAGACACTCTCGGATGACGGCGTGTTGGACTCGGTTCCAGACGAATCCCGGAACGTCGCGGTCGACGGTGACTGGATCGCGGTCGACGGTTTCGAGAAACGCTCGGAGCCGGTCGACCGTTCGATCGCTCGTCTCTGCGCCGGCGATGACCTCGACCGGACGAAGGAGATACGGCGGATACCACCAGTGACAGCCGATGATGCGGTCCGCTGCCTCCGGGGCCCCGGCGGCGATTTTCGTGATCGGCAATCCGGACGTGTTCGAGGCCAGCACTGCGTTCGAATCGGCCTCATCAGCGAGCGCCCCGAATAGCTCCTGTTTGGCCTCCAGATCCTCCGAAATCGTCTCGAGAACGATATCGACGTCTTCGACTGCGGCCGCACGGTCGGTCGTATAGGTCACGTCCGTCTCGACCGCCGCCGGATCGATCTCCGCGAGATCTCGTTCGGCGAGGAAGGCTGCGGCGGACTGGGCTCGGTCTTGTGCTCGCTCGAGATTCGAGTCGCGGTGGTCGACGAGGGTGACGTGGTGCCCGGATCGGAGAAACTGGACGACGAAGCCGGTTCCCATCGAACCGGCACCGATGATCGTGACCGTTTTGGGGGGTTCCATGGCTGTCACTCTGTCCCAATCAATAAAAGTTCACGGTGGGACATGCGGCAGTGTTTGACGTGAGGTGGTGGGTAGTAACGGTATCTGACTCGTAATGGAGTTTCGGCTCATATTCAGCTTGAAATCTCCCTCAGGGTGTTGAAAATATACACTTAATATACTGTATATCTATCTGAAGTATTCCTCTCCAAACGGACCCGATCAGCGGAACGCCCACTACTATACTCAACTTTGTTCGAATAACTGCCATTCTCACTGGATCAAGTCCGATCAATCATCGAATAATTCGTCTGCTGTGCTCTGACTTAGTAATCGTTATCACGGTGGGTGCCAGTTTGTAAATCATATATGAGTACGGAGCAGTCAACTGGACTGAACGACAACGACAAATCTATCACGGGGTTCGTGATGATCTCGCACGCTGTCGTCCACACGTACGAGCTCTCGATTCCGATCTTGATGGTCATTTGGCTCGCTGATTTCGGTCTGAGTACGGCGATTCTCGGGACGGCCGTCGCGGTCGGGTACGGGTTGTACGGTATCGGTGCCCTCCCGGCCGGGGTGCTCGTCGACAAGTTCGGGTCTCGAGAACTGGTCTTGGTCTGTCTCGCTGGTATGGGCGGCTCGTTCCTCCTCTTGAGCGCGGCTCAGGGAATCGTCACGATCACGATTGCTATCTGCGTCTGGGGAATCGCAGCGAGCGTCTACCATCCGGCGGGACTGTCCCTGATCTCGACGGGCGTCGAACAGCGCGGCACCGGCTTCGCCTATCACGGGATGGCTGGGAACTTCGGCATCGCGTTCGGTCCGCTGCTAACCGCAGTGCTACTGTTGTTCTTCGACTGGCGTTACGTCACCGCCCTCCTAGTCGTTCCGGCCGTCATCGCTATCCTCTACGCGATGTCTGCTAGCTTCGACGAAACGGCCGCCGTACAGACGAAAACTGACGGCGGCGAGCCGACGGACGACGAGTCGATGTCGTTGTCGAAGTTCGTCACGGACAGTCGAGCGCTGTTTACGCTCGGGTTCAGTATCGCAATCGTCGTCGTCATGATGAACGGGCTCTTCTATCGAGGGACGCTGACGTTCCTTCCGGACGTCCTGAGCGACTTCGTTCCGAACGTCGCCGACCAACTCCAACTGTTCGATCCGGACAGTCCGATGGCCGAAGAGTTCAATCCGGCGTCCTACCTCTACGCCGGATTGCTGATGATCGGGATGGGCGGCCAGTACGTCGGCGGCAAGCTGACCGACCGAATCCGCACCGAAACCGGTCTCGCGGTCATCTTCGGCTCACTGGCCGTCGTCGCAGTCCTGTTCGTTCCGGCGGCCCAGGCCGGCGTCGTGCCGCTGCTCATCATCAGCGCACTGCTCGGATTTCTCCTGTTCTCGCTACAGCCGATGTATCAGGCGACGATCGCCGAGTACAGTCCTCCTGGCGATCGCGGGCTCTCGTACGGCTACACCTACCTCGGCGTCTTCGGCGTCGGTGCCACCGGTGCGGCCATCGCCGGCTACCTCCTCTCGGTCGTTACCGTCGGAATGACGTTCGTCGCGCTCGCAGTGTTCCCCGCGACGGGTGCCGTGCTGGCGATTCTGCTCTCGCGAACCGGCGATCGACGAGCGTAATCTGCCGAATAATTTTCTCAGATCTCCGAGGTCGAAACGTACTCGAAGGACGTGTCGATGCGCTCAAACCGGTCCGCGGCGAACGGCTCGATCGGAAATCCTGCGTCTGTACCGGTCAGTCGCTGGCGCACCGTTGGCCCCACTACGGGCGATGTCATGATCCCCAGCCCGTTGAATCCGGTCGCCACGAGTACCCCCGTCGGCGCGTTCTCGGGTGCATCGACGATCGGGCGCGTGTCCGGTGACGCGGCGTCGATCCCCGCCCAGCCGTTGACGAACCCGGCATCGCCGAAGCCGTCGATGAATTCGGGGACGGAATCCGCGATCTCGAGCCGAAACGACTCGTCCGCGTCTTTCGAGGCCGAAGCCGGAGTCTCGAGCGGGTGATGCCCGCCGCCGACCAACAAATCACCGTTGTGTTCCGGGCGGAAGTAGAGATGTTCGCTCTTGATACGGCCGAGTGGGAACTGCTCTGTGAGCGGTTCGTCGGGTTCGAGGACGATGACCTGCGTCCGATACGGCCGAATCGGAACGTCGACGCCGTCCGGCAACAGGTCCCGGGTACGCCAGCCGGCGGCGATCACGACGGCGTCCGCGTCGACGCGACCCATATCTGTTTCGACACTGACGACCGTTCCGTTCTCGACGTCGATATCCGTCACCTCGCTATCGAGTCGGAACTCGGCGCCGCGATCCTCCGCTGCCGACTGCAGAGCAGTTGCATAGGTGTACGGATCGACCCATCCGGTGTCCTCGTACAGAACCGCACCAGCGAACTCGTCGAAGTCGAACTCGGAATATCGCTCGGTCACCTCCTCAGTCCCGAGGAAGCTGACCGGGAACCCTTCGTCGGCGAGCCGTTGGGCGAGGGCTCGAGCGTCCGCGACTTCGTCGTCCGTCATAACGTCGATCCGATCACGCCTCGTAAATTCGAATCCGTGGGTGCCGTCGAACTCCCGAAAAAACGCGTTCGCGTGGCGTGCGATGTCCGGAACGTCGCTGTAGAACAGTGTTGGCGCGACGATCCCAGCGGAAAGGCCGGTCGCCTCAGCAGCCACCCCGGTCCGGTCGATAACTGTCACCTCGTGGTCTGCGGCGAGATTTCTGGCAGTGTGGCAGCCAGCGATGCCAGCGCCGACGATTACGACGTGCTCGAGTTCCCCGTCAGTCGTGCTCATGGAACATGATTATTCGAACGGCTACATACGCGTTTCGTCGGTCGAAAAGTATCGTCTCACGACCATTTGTCCGTCCTCCCGACGCTCCCACTGCCACCTTCGCTATCGGGAACACGACTGCCTACCGGTCGCCCTGACCTGCCCAACGGTCACCCACCGAACCGACGGTCCGACCATTTATCGGGGTGTGTGCGGTTATCGCTAGCATGTATTCCCGGACAGCAGTGACTGCTACGGGCCGGATGAACGCCTCGCCCCGAATCATCGACGCATTCGCGATCGAATCGAACCGCAGCCGTGGGACCCCAATCTCGCACGGGGAATCGTGACGATGGCGAAACGAGTCGGCATCGTCGGCGGCGGTGTGTACGGACTCTCGATCGCGTACTACTTGAGCGAGTTCGGCGACGACGATCTCGAGATCACGGCCTTCGAACGCGGTGCCCTCGCGAGCGAGACGACCGGCTACTCGGCCGGGATCGTTCGTCACCACTATACGAATCGGGTGCAGATCGAGACGGCGATTCGCGGCCGGGAACTGCTCGAGGGGTTCGAATCGGTCGCCGGCGGCGACGGCGGCTTCCGACAGAATGGCTATCTCGTCCTTACCGACGCCGATGGCGTAGACGAGTTCCGAGCGCTGGTCGACCGACAGCGACGCGCCGGCCTCGAGGTCGACCTCGTGGAGGCGACCGACCTCGAGTCGTTTCTCCCCGGAATCGATCCGGCGGGTGTCGCACTCGGCGCGTACGAGCCCCAGGCAGGCTTCGCCGACCCATATCTCGTCGCAACCGACTACGCGACTGGCGCTCGCGAGAACGGGGTCGAAATCCGCACCGCGACTCCGGTTACGGATCTTGTTACGGATGGAACGGCGGTAACAGCGGTCGAGACGTCCGAGGGGCGTGAGCCCGTCGACATCGTGGTCAACGCCGCGGGACCGTGGGGCCGGGAGATCGCGTCGATGGCCGGCGTCGACGTGCCGCTCGAGTGGTACGAGTCGAAAGTCGCCGTCCTGCGCGGCGACGAACCGTACGGCGTCGAAACCCCGACGCTCTCCGATCACTCGGAGTCGCCGGATATGTATCTCAAGCCCGAACCCGGCGGCGACGTCCTCGTCGGGGGGATCGATCGCCCGCCCGTCGATCGAGCGGCGGGTCTCCAGGGCGTCGACGAGTCGTTCCTCCGGGCGGTCGGCGACCGACTCGACTCTCGCCTTCCGACGTTCGCCGACGCGGCGGTCGTCGACTCCTGGTCAGGCGTGATCTCAGTGACGCCGGACTCTCACCAGATCGTCGGCGTTCCAACCGGCGTCGACAACCTCTACAACGCGCTCGGCGGCAGCGGCCACGGGTTCAAGGAGGCGCCGGCGTTCGGCGAGTCGATCGCGCTGTCAATTCTGGGTGAGGACCCGCGAATCGACCTCGAGGCGTACCGTCTCGAGCGCTTCGCGGACGGGGACGCGCTCTCGGGTGTGAGCGAGAAGTCCTATGGGGGCGACGAGTAGCCTCGTACACGGATTCCACTACATTCTTGACCCTCTCGCGTGAGTCGCAACTGAGACTGCCGGACTCGAGTGCCCCATCGACCGTGGCGTCGAGTCCGAGGGTCACCTCACCCGAACGATGATTCGCTGGCGCTACCGAGACACCGTCCTCGCACTCTGTACCCTCGCCTTTTTCGTGACCATGTTCGGCCGGCTGGCGATCAGCCCGGTCGTCCCGGCGATCACCGACGAGTTCGGCGTCTCGAACGCGGTCATCGGAGCGTCCCTGACGGGAATGTGGCTCGCGTACGGACTGGCGCAGTTCCCGAGCGGTGTGCTCGGTGATCGATACGGCGAACGGGGTATCATCCTCGTCGCACTCGGCGGGACTGCGGTCGCGTGTCTGCTCATCGCCGTCGCACCGCTGTTCTCGCTGTTCGTCCTCGCGACGGTGGTACTCGGCGCCGTCGCGGGGTTACACTACAGCGTCGCGACGACGCTGCTGTCGCGAATCCACGACAACGTCGGGATCGCGATCGGCATCCACAACTCCGGAGCGACCGTCGCGGGACTGATCGCCCCCGTCGCCGTCGCCTGGGTCGGCGTCACGTACGGCTGGCGGCCGGCCGTCGCCGTCACCGCCGCCGTCGGGATCCCGGCGTTCGTCCTCTTCGCCCTGTCGGTTCGACCGACCGAACCCCGCCGATCCGATCTGCCGCTGCGCGAACGCTTCAAACTCCGGTCGCTGCTCGAACTCCTCTCGCGTCCGGTGATCGCGTTCACCCTGTTCGTCGCCATCGTCGGCGAGTTCGTCTGGCAGGGGTCGGCCTCGTTCCTGCCGGTCTTTCTCATTGAGCACCGTGGCTACTCGACGACGGTCGCGGCGACGGGGTTCTCCGCGTACTTCGTCGCGCAGGGGATCGCACAGGTCGGCGTCGGTGCGGCCTCCGATCGGTTCGGCCGCGACCGAGCGACGGCCAGCTGTCTGCTCGTCGGTGCCGTCGGCCTCGTCGTACTCGTTTCCGGTCCCGGACTCGTCGGTGCCGCACTCGGCGTGATCCTCCTCGGAATCGGGATGAGCTTCGAGGCCGCGCTGTTACCGCGGTTCCTCGAGGA from Natronorubrum tibetense GA33 encodes:
- a CDS encoding PadR family transcriptional regulator, giving the protein MYDLTGFQRDLLYVIAGQDDPHGLAIKEELEDYYEKEIHHGRLYPNLDTLVDKGLVEKGTKDRRTNVYSVTRRGTRELEARRDWESQYVDLD
- a CDS encoding UvrD-helicase domain-containing protein gives rise to the protein MTSPNESQQELIDRTDGLCLVDAGAGTGKTFTVTRRYANIVAQDDVEPDDVLLITFTRNAATEMKDRIVANCDYDMRALHDAPIQTFHSLCNDILDQHGFHAPTYLGIDDSITGSTRVLENETIEREHFREFVDRFSDDHDEYANLLRCLSEPTELLDLVNTLASKGIFPTADGWYRDSKDDLEGDFDAFEAAFDELNQPRNDGSKQSKLRSSLGRYGSNKCYLPEAPDRNELRGEYGSKTVPEDVAERAFVEDRDHLIEFVHDVYFGYLEFALSRNYLNFSFLQLFAFVLCCEDGALRESLASEYVMIDEFQDSSEIQFKLALLLSGTGNLCVVGDWKQSIYSFQDAEIENITEFESRLERFAAELNDDAERVSFPLEPVTTIELERNYRSTQSILDFSEHALVAPGTSRESIDREAILERVVSLFSNTDRDHSRIEAFHHAEEHEAILTKIQDVVGNDEYAVEDEGELRTPTYDDIAVLTRTRDFGRELLATAEAYEFPIAYEGGIELFRTDQAKLLLAWLRILEDGSTAERGWAVVLERAGYTLDEIDHILEHEAYPEEMESFRSELSALETHTAVGRRVFDRYGYDGATADVVLTTIQSIHSTTTMTRGDLIRIVERGIENGYTQEVQAPAGIDAVTVQTIHSVKGLEHPIVILGNMNSGAFPPSGGRGGSITYSEITGIRQKKCYADAHGKPHVYDNWRTDVLRNCQPTEYDEERRLLYVAMTRAKDHLLFGAGTEPNSFLEALPVEIESLEPAVSTVDGVETSQTRLSVDIPQPDGPTGYSPHSLMDDSVYESGGGGGGRGMDFGSRVHEFAEDYVLGRNVTPDSDDERHVASFLDGLSGELTVEERAYLPLEVGGERVTLSGIVDLVHLTDETAEIIDFKTDRSRRAESEYRVQLSVYYHVLEEWFSNREVTISIFYTADDERVAIDPLSKAELRERVA
- a CDS encoding PD-(D/E)XK nuclease family protein yields the protein MTVTQSKSIDRLYREVAAYDLVVVPDSPLADALNRRLERPHFGPFAITPRRLATRRRETAEDRTAFLEVIDETDLRWKETSYTVGNVLQCWEYRGSADAILEYETFETPATRAVVEIVDSLQTSSRLLTEYRIDDRTAESVAVVGERQLTNLERSILPDEYDSIDRFTGDAFEISPFRIFESSAAIVDAVLDTVTHDNAEEIGIVLDGSSEYSPLVESALEAADIPYYGGPGFTDDRDHRAFVQLLRCTTAGSDTRVRSVKPLLSCLGATVPVEHDEKRLAEIDDPETDWLREFIARADSLTFADALCAYEDRTGRTLEAFRDELQALGLLEEPITAAATDRLAFYLETYEVPIDRENEGVLLADAKSASFVDRPVVFYLGLDESWTHDSPKRPWVDRDEEYDRNIDGFQSLLQSGVEQYYLVQDTAGGSPVTPCLYFEALLEDEFERFSDLESIRHTRARRTTGDGFGTEPLSDAVEPEHVGTISQSSLNAYANSPRDYFFGRLVETADRDYFAEGNLFHDFAEFVVNHPEFVDDERISEVVDVMIEETRAFHRRVDLPTRRTRYRIGLETIREYLEENPPSEPTFLTPSSGRGTNFFAEYFDRAVDSPVTERWFEDEEIRLKGKIDMIQSPTTLVDFKSGNKNSASRVTKHASIDEPSDKPNFQALCYLAYWRRQRPDERLEFTFFHFLETIDDVVAGDASLEDCLTTVTYNPVAFDEFVQSRAVFDELREDAANDCNKTFSKSSYEAYLTAFDAHDVPRTRDADEMADSPFGEALVERMVDDVGDYKYVKNGCLQAFRHLCGYRTEGYFVADLDEFERFVDDQLAALNRYRRGESRFPIDGRAGEPNYRYVDNRDLLLTEPRSARDRSREDSPPVVTEEALETEDPERTEPSEGNEGAEVSR
- a CDS encoding 3-hydroxyacyl-CoA dehydrogenase family protein; translated protein: MEPPKTVTIIGAGSMGTGFVVQFLRSGHHVTLVDHRDSNLERAQDRAQSAAAFLAERDLAEIDPAAVETDVTYTTDRAAAVEDVDIVLETISEDLEAKQELFGALADEADSNAVLASNTSGLPITKIAAGAPEAADRIIGCHWWYPPYLLRPVEVIAGAETSDRTVDRLRAFLETVDRDPVTVDRDVPGFVWNRVQHAVIRECLHIVEEGIASAEDVNRAIRDGYATRTAAIGPLETVDIAGLELFQTSANDIYPDLTDRDEANPLYDRRIDEGRTGIEAGAGFFEYDHDPDEITGRRDERVAAIRQALRPLEDDETTGGE
- a CDS encoding MFS transporter gives rise to the protein MSTEQSTGLNDNDKSITGFVMISHAVVHTYELSIPILMVIWLADFGLSTAILGTAVAVGYGLYGIGALPAGVLVDKFGSRELVLVCLAGMGGSFLLLSAAQGIVTITIAICVWGIAASVYHPAGLSLISTGVEQRGTGFAYHGMAGNFGIAFGPLLTAVLLLFFDWRYVTALLVVPAVIAILYAMSASFDETAAVQTKTDGGEPTDDESMSLSKFVTDSRALFTLGFSIAIVVVMMNGLFYRGTLTFLPDVLSDFVPNVADQLQLFDPDSPMAEEFNPASYLYAGLLMIGMGGQYVGGKLTDRIRTETGLAVIFGSLAVVAVLFVPAAQAGVVPLLIISALLGFLLFSLQPMYQATIAEYSPPGDRGLSYGYTYLGVFGVGATGAAIAGYLLSVVTVGMTFVALAVFPATGAVLAILLSRTGDRRA